From Acidobacteriota bacterium, a single genomic window includes:
- the uvrA gene encoding excinuclease ABC subunit UvrA codes for MAQQGLAANQIVVRGARTHNLKNVDVELPAGQLIVMTGVSGSGKSSLAFDTIYAEGQRRYVESLSAYARQFLERMEKPDVDQIDGICPAIAIRQKNSVRNPRSTVGTTTEIHDYLRLLYARIGRTFCRSCGREVFRETAEVVARRLGVLPEGTRILIGFDLPIVAATEPARAEDDVPDETDANGVAENGNGGMPEPAPDPIVALLDTLRRKGFGRVYVDGATIDLEDVDPAALRDRASLQVIVDRLQIEGDLRTRLTDSIETAYLEGGGAAFAIEVGARGTDLPPTSGADLSGPPSIVHRFSERFECRPCGIVYEMPQPRLFSFNNPFGACPTCHGFGNIIELDMALVVPDASRSINQGAIEPWSKPHYRAQLAELKRAAKAAHLRFDVPWADLTPEEKSLVIDGDGAGYEGVRGFFRWLERKKYKVHVRVFLSRYRGYLTCPECGGARLRREARDVRVAGLTIDEACALTVREADRFFETLALTEKEAAIAGKVLHEIRRRLGFLRDVGRDYLTLDRLSSTLSGGESQRISLATSLGSALVGTLYVLDEPSIGLHPRDSARLIAILKQLRDQGNTVLVVEHDADMIRVADRIVDLGLGAGEQGGRIIYSGDLAGLMQEPRSLTAKYLRDDLAIPVPATRRRPTSQKIRVLGASEHNLKNIDVDIPLGMLTCVTGVSGSGKSTLVHDVIYAALKRAKGDWDRRIGVHRKLDGAEFVSDVVLVDQAPIGRTPRSNPVTYLKAFDPIRELLASTKDARSRGLTASHFSFNVPGGRCDGCEGEGEVRVEMQFLADVFVPCEQCDGKRFKPQVLEVRYRGKSIDQVLDMTVREALTFFSNSPKVLRRLQVLDEIGLGYLRLGQPATTLSGGEAQRIKIAAHLASTTGERILYILDEPTTGLHFDDIAKLIAAFRKLLQAGHSLLVIEHNLDVIKTADWVIDLGPEGGEAGGEIVAAGPPERIVDTPLSHTGRHLRNVLATGRSHSYSAG; via the coding sequence ATGGCACAGCAGGGACTCGCGGCGAACCAGATCGTGGTTCGCGGCGCCCGCACCCATAACCTCAAGAACGTCGACGTCGAACTGCCCGCGGGGCAGCTCATCGTCATGACGGGGGTCAGCGGATCGGGAAAGTCCTCGCTCGCCTTCGACACGATCTACGCCGAGGGGCAGCGCCGGTACGTCGAATCGCTGTCGGCCTACGCGCGCCAGTTCCTCGAACGGATGGAGAAGCCGGACGTCGATCAGATCGACGGCATCTGTCCGGCCATCGCGATCCGCCAGAAGAACAGCGTGCGCAACCCGCGCTCGACGGTCGGCACGACCACCGAGATCCACGACTACCTGCGTCTCCTGTACGCGCGGATCGGGCGCACGTTCTGCCGCAGCTGCGGCCGCGAGGTGTTCCGCGAGACGGCGGAAGTCGTCGCGCGCCGCCTCGGCGTGCTGCCGGAGGGCACGCGCATCCTCATCGGCTTCGATCTGCCGATTGTCGCCGCCACCGAGCCGGCGCGCGCCGAAGACGACGTGCCGGATGAAACCGATGCGAACGGCGTGGCGGAGAACGGCAACGGCGGCATGCCCGAGCCTGCGCCGGATCCGATCGTTGCGCTGCTGGACACGCTGCGCCGAAAGGGTTTCGGGCGCGTCTACGTGGACGGCGCGACGATCGACCTGGAGGATGTGGATCCGGCCGCGTTGCGCGACCGGGCGTCCCTGCAGGTCATCGTGGACCGGCTCCAGATCGAGGGGGATCTGCGCACGCGGCTGACCGATTCGATTGAGACGGCGTACCTCGAAGGAGGCGGCGCGGCATTCGCGATCGAGGTTGGCGCGCGCGGGACGGACCTTCCTCCCACCAGTGGGGCGGACCTTTCAGGTCCGCCTTCGATCGTCCATCGTTTCAGCGAGCGCTTCGAGTGCCGTCCCTGCGGCATCGTCTACGAGATGCCGCAGCCGCGGCTCTTCTCGTTCAACAATCCGTTCGGCGCCTGCCCGACGTGCCACGGTTTCGGCAACATCATCGAGCTGGACATGGCGCTCGTGGTCCCCGACGCGTCGCGATCGATCAACCAGGGCGCCATCGAGCCGTGGAGCAAGCCGCACTACCGCGCCCAGCTCGCGGAGCTGAAACGCGCCGCGAAGGCGGCACATCTGCGATTCGATGTCCCGTGGGCGGACCTGACGCCCGAAGAGAAGTCCTTGGTGATCGATGGGGACGGCGCCGGGTACGAAGGCGTGCGGGGCTTCTTCCGGTGGCTCGAGCGGAAGAAGTACAAGGTCCACGTCCGCGTGTTCCTCAGCCGTTATCGCGGATACCTCACCTGCCCGGAGTGCGGCGGTGCGCGGTTGCGGCGGGAGGCGCGCGACGTGCGCGTCGCAGGGCTCACGATAGACGAGGCCTGCGCGCTGACCGTGCGCGAGGCGGACCGCTTTTTCGAGACCCTCGCGCTGACCGAGAAGGAAGCGGCGATCGCCGGCAAGGTGCTCCACGAGATTCGGCGCCGCCTCGGCTTCCTGCGCGACGTCGGGCGCGATTACCTCACGCTCGACCGCCTCTCCTCGACGCTCTCGGGCGGCGAATCGCAGCGCATCAGCCTGGCCACGTCGCTCGGATCGGCGCTCGTGGGCACGCTGTACGTGCTCGACGAGCCGTCGATCGGGCTCCACCCGCGCGACAGCGCGCGGCTGATCGCGATCCTAAAGCAGCTCCGCGACCAGGGGAACACCGTACTCGTCGTCGAGCACGACGCAGACATGATCCGCGTCGCCGACCGGATCGTGGATCTCGGCCTCGGGGCGGGGGAGCAGGGAGGGCGGATCATCTACAGCGGCGATCTGGCCGGTCTGATGCAGGAGCCCCGATCGCTCACGGCGAAGTACCTCCGCGACGACCTCGCGATTCCGGTCCCCGCGACGCGCCGGAGGCCGACGAGCCAGAAAATCCGGGTGCTGGGCGCATCCGAGCACAACCTGAAGAACATCGACGTCGACATTCCGCTCGGCATGCTGACGTGCGTCACCGGCGTCAGCGGATCGGGCAAGTCCACGCTGGTGCACGACGTCATTTACGCCGCGCTCAAGCGCGCGAAGGGGGACTGGGACCGCCGCATCGGCGTGCACCGGAAACTCGACGGCGCGGAGTTCGTGAGCGACGTCGTCCTGGTGGACCAGGCGCCCATCGGCCGGACACCGCGGTCCAACCCGGTGACGTACCTGAAGGCGTTCGATCCGATCCGCGAGCTGCTCGCCTCCACGAAGGACGCGCGATCGCGCGGTCTGACCGCCAGCCACTTCTCCTTCAACGTGCCCGGCGGGCGCTGCGACGGGTGCGAGGGGGAAGGCGAGGTGCGTGTCGAGATGCAGTTCCTCGCCGACGTCTTCGTGCCGTGCGAGCAGTGCGACGGGAAGCGGTTCAAGCCGCAGGTCCTCGAGGTGCGCTACCGCGGCAAGAGCATCGACCAGGTGCTCGACATGACCGTGCGCGAGGCGCTCACCTTCTTCTCGAACTCGCCGAAAGTGCTGCGCCGCCTGCAGGTGCTCGATGAGATCGGGCTCGGATACCTCCGGCTGGGGCAGCCGGCGACGACGCTGTCGGGCGGGGAGGCGCAGCGGATCAAGATCGCGGCGCACCTGGCGTCCACGACCGGCGAGCGAATCCTCTACATCCTCGACGAGCCGACGACGGGCCTGCACTTCGATGACATCGCGAAACTGATCGCCGCGTTCAGGAAGCTGCTCCAGGCGGGGCACAGCCTGCTCGTGATCGAGCACAACCTGGACGTGATCAAGACGGCGGACTGGGTCATCGATCTCGGGCCGGAAGGGGGCGAAGCCGGCGGCGAGATCGTCGCGGCCGGCCCGCCGGAGCGGATCGTCGACACCCCGCTGTCACACACCGGCCGTCATCTGCGAAACGTGCTCGCGACCGGGCGGTCGCATTCCTACTCGGCCGGGTGA